A genomic window from Luteolibacter sp. LG18 includes:
- a CDS encoding thioredoxin domain-containing protein encodes MRLLPRLLLVSLPVSVLTNCERSASEGKSSTTLSNVLDSLLTGRKDDPSLVPKKLPSLDAREVGDADLPGFIDQKGKLAVLLTYRVAGEGEEPEAERKFAADFRKEMAAYSDVAALGLVDSERCRILKKEETGGVPRLRVFLEGREMYAGVGGMNISQCRNVVSYYADSLRKGSSPGVAALSPPRDMSPPEYASFVATPNRLIVVVYQASWYEPGKSLEPIFNSMALEFPGLATIGRFDIDASRDFTSRQGVTDLPDVRFFVNGKQVERFKGLRTFDQIRAIFHKNTQDLRPPPVAAIPPGEDGKPSVSRMKKGWMPPGVQKRSELGH; translated from the coding sequence ATGCGTCTGCTCCCCCGCCTGCTGCTGGTCAGCTTGCCCGTCTCCGTGCTCACGAATTGTGAGCGTTCGGCGTCGGAGGGAAAATCGTCGACCACCCTCTCCAACGTCCTGGACAGCCTGCTGACGGGTCGGAAGGACGATCCGAGCCTGGTGCCGAAGAAGCTGCCGTCGCTCGACGCGCGGGAAGTGGGGGACGCGGACCTGCCGGGCTTCATCGACCAGAAGGGGAAACTAGCGGTGCTGCTGACCTACCGGGTGGCCGGGGAAGGGGAGGAGCCGGAGGCGGAGCGGAAGTTCGCCGCGGACTTCCGGAAGGAGATGGCCGCCTATTCGGATGTGGCGGCGCTGGGGCTGGTGGATTCGGAGCGGTGCCGGATTTTAAAAAAGGAGGAGACCGGAGGCGTACCACGGCTGCGGGTGTTCCTGGAGGGCCGCGAGATGTACGCGGGGGTGGGGGGGATGAACATTTCCCAATGCCGGAACGTGGTGTCCTACTACGCCGATTCACTGCGCAAGGGCTCGTCACCGGGGGTGGCCGCGCTGAGCCCGCCGCGGGACATGAGCCCGCCGGAATACGCCAGCTTCGTGGCCACGCCGAACCGCTTGATCGTGGTGGTCTACCAGGCCTCCTGGTACGAGCCCGGCAAGAGCCTGGAGCCGATCTTCAACTCGATGGCGCTGGAGTTTCCCGGGCTGGCGACGATCGGGCGCTTCGACATCGACGCGTCCCGGGACTTCACCAGCCGCCAGGGCGTCACGGACCTGCCGGACGTGCGCTTTTTCGTGAATGGCAAGCAGGTGGAGCGGTTCAAGGGCCTGCGGACCTTCGACCAGATCCGCGCGATCTTCCACAAGAACACCCAGGACCTGCGCCCGCCGCCGGTGGCCGCAATCCCGCCGGGCGAGGACGGGAAGCCCTCCGTCTCCCGCATGAAGAAGGGCTGGATGCCGCCCGGGGTGCAGAAGCGCTCGGAGTTGGGGCATTGA
- a CDS encoding Fic family protein, translated as MNLIRSLELLSAQRFETPEILKKLNAASRRLAELKGVVESIPNRNILINTLAIQEAKDSSEIENIVTTHDELFQDDLSGGSRLGPAAKEVLRYREALRAGFEKVRGDGLLTSRHILEIQAVLEQNHAGFRKVPGTTLKNSAGEVVYTPPQHPDEIEELMAGLERFINEPNLFDADPLIKMALIHHQFESIHPFYDGNGRTGRIINVLYLVKEGLLEIPVLYLSRHIVRTKADYYRLLQAVRTEDRWEEWVIYMLTAVERTASEAIVIIQKVKAALLETKRRIRDAYKFYSQDLINNLFNHPYTKIEFVERDLGVSRLTATNYLNELAEGGFLQKQKIGRSNYYVNVVLTSILTGESMQRPGA; from the coding sequence ATGAACCTGATTCGTTCCCTAGAACTCCTTTCAGCTCAACGGTTTGAAACACCGGAGATCTTGAAAAAGCTCAACGCTGCCAGCCGCCGTCTGGCGGAGCTGAAAGGCGTGGTCGAATCCATTCCGAACCGGAACATTCTGATCAACACCCTGGCCATCCAAGAGGCAAAGGACAGTTCCGAGATTGAGAACATCGTCACCACCCACGACGAGCTTTTCCAGGACGACCTCAGCGGAGGGAGCCGGTTGGGCCCCGCAGCGAAGGAGGTGCTGCGCTATCGGGAGGCCCTGCGTGCCGGGTTTGAGAAGGTTCGGGGCGACGGTCTCCTGACCAGCCGCCACATCCTGGAGATCCAGGCGGTCCTCGAGCAAAACCACGCGGGCTTTCGGAAAGTCCCGGGTACCACGTTGAAAAACAGCGCTGGAGAAGTCGTCTACACGCCCCCCCAGCACCCGGATGAAATCGAGGAACTGATGGCAGGGCTAGAGCGCTTCATCAACGAGCCCAACCTTTTCGACGCCGATCCGCTCATCAAGATGGCGCTGATCCACCATCAGTTCGAGAGCATCCATCCGTTCTACGATGGCAATGGACGCACCGGGCGGATCATCAACGTGCTGTACCTCGTCAAAGAGGGACTGCTTGAGATCCCGGTGCTGTATCTCAGCCGCCATATCGTGCGGACCAAGGCCGACTACTACCGGTTGCTCCAAGCCGTGAGAACGGAGGACCGTTGGGAGGAATGGGTCATCTACATGCTCACTGCCGTCGAAAGAACAGCCTCCGAAGCCATCGTCATCATCCAGAAGGTCAAAGCCGCCCTTCTCGAGACCAAGCGCCGTATCCGGGATGCCTACAAATTCTACAGCCAGGATCTCATCAACAACCTCTTCAACCACCCCTACACCAAGATCGAGTTCGTCGAGCGGGATCTAGGCGTCTCCCGCCTCACCGCCACCAACTACCTCAATGAACTCGCCGAGGGCGGCTTCCTCCAGAAGCAGAAGATCGGACGCTCGAACTACTACGTCAATGTCGTCCTGACCTCCATCCTCACCGGAGAATCCATGCAGAGGCCGGGGGCGTAG
- a CDS encoding tRNA (cytidine(34)-2'-O)-methyltransferase: MFHLVMVAPEIPHNAGAAGRLALATGSVLHLVKPLGFSLEDKYVRRTGLDYWQDVDVRVWESFADLQAAAGEGARFWYLSTKATRSPWTTAFQAGDYLVFGCETKGLPEEIVYAAGDSALHIPMKPDSTRSLNLSTAIAITLYEAVRQQEPEW, from the coding sequence ATGTTCCACCTCGTCATGGTCGCGCCGGAGATCCCGCACAATGCCGGTGCCGCGGGCCGGCTGGCGCTCGCCACCGGATCGGTGCTGCACCTGGTGAAGCCGCTCGGGTTTTCCCTGGAGGACAAGTACGTGCGCCGCACCGGGCTGGACTACTGGCAGGACGTGGACGTGCGGGTGTGGGAGTCCTTCGCGGACCTCCAGGCGGCGGCCGGGGAGGGGGCGCGCTTCTGGTACCTGAGCACGAAGGCGACGCGCTCGCCGTGGACCACCGCCTTCCAAGCCGGGGACTACCTGGTCTTCGGCTGCGAGACGAAGGGGCTGCCGGAGGAAATCGTGTACGCCGCCGGGGACAGCGCGCTGCACATCCCGATGAAGCCGGACTCCACCCGCAGCCTGAACCTCTCCACCGCCATCGCCATCACCCTCTACGAAGCCGTGCGCCAGCAGGAGCCGGAGTGGTGA
- a CDS encoding HNH endonuclease yields the protein MASGKRWTRDELLVALNLYHKLTFGQMDARTPVIIALAQKLGRTPGSVAMKLCNLASLDPALKLRGIKGLAGASDLDRSMWQEFHENLNEAAPASEEAMRKLIGARETDTMEVVPGKGFQVRKRPLDEVTEKTALVKQRRGQDYFRNSVVNNFGGRCGVTQLAIRELLIASHILPWGTHPSERLNVRNGLCLSRLHDAAFDQGLIAFDEELRMVLSPKLKAALSQRTVAENFGAYERVPLILPADSALPETAFLAEHRAKIFRKK from the coding sequence ATGGCCTCTGGCAAACGATGGACGCGCGACGAGCTGCTTGTGGCGCTGAATCTGTACCACAAGCTCACCTTCGGGCAGATGGATGCCCGCACGCCGGTGATCATCGCGCTTGCCCAGAAACTCGGCCGCACCCCGGGTAGCGTGGCCATGAAGCTCTGCAACCTCGCCTCCCTCGATCCGGCCCTGAAGCTCCGGGGGATCAAGGGGCTTGCTGGCGCGAGTGACCTCGACCGCAGCATGTGGCAGGAGTTCCACGAGAACCTCAACGAGGCGGCCCCTGCCAGCGAGGAGGCCATGCGCAAACTCATTGGAGCCAGAGAAACCGATACGATGGAGGTTGTTCCGGGCAAGGGCTTCCAAGTCCGCAAGCGCCCCCTTGATGAGGTTACCGAGAAGACCGCACTGGTGAAGCAGAGGCGCGGACAGGATTACTTCCGGAATTCCGTGGTGAACAATTTCGGAGGCAGGTGCGGGGTCACGCAGCTTGCGATCCGTGAGCTGCTCATCGCCTCCCATATCCTTCCGTGGGGCACCCATCCCAGCGAGCGCCTGAACGTCCGCAATGGACTCTGCCTCTCCCGCCTCCACGATGCCGCATTCGACCAAGGACTGATCGCCTTCGATGAAGAGTTGCGGATGGTTCTCTCTCCCAAGCTGAAGGCAGCCCTGTCGCAAAGGACGGTGGCAGAGAACTTTGGTGCTTACGAAAGGGTTCCCTTGATCCTGCCTGCCGACTCGGCCTTGCCCGAAACCGCCTTCCTCGCCGAGCATCGGGCGAAGATCTTTCGGAAGAAGTGA
- a CDS encoding thioredoxin domain-containing protein — MIRSRTVFTVLLLAALLPLTGCDGKKEAGKPGGLSGLLDKLKGKQADTAAVTPPMGPLPPLIVQDIVEAEFPNFIDRRDKLCVLAIYDMYGPETADTLKQREIERKVEEEMAKYSDVAVLGRLDIQKCKLFSKTTGAPGVVGTTFYLDGKDVEAFNGTIQVEQLRPILARLVEPLRAKLRASAPAKPVPIPMKEMAESEYPALIATRNKLVLVVYHAEWCGPCKMLKPVLEQMTTEFPGQVVIGRFNVDQCKGLAAKNGVSGIPDVRFFLNGKQVDSFTGYAPAETVRAKCKLLTAGLEPEIPATPATSPEASVTRMKKDWMPPGMEKTRKN; from the coding sequence ATGATTCGATCCCGCACGGTTTTCACGGTGTTGCTGCTGGCTGCGCTGCTGCCGCTCACCGGCTGCGACGGCAAGAAGGAGGCCGGAAAGCCCGGCGGCCTGTCCGGGCTGCTGGACAAGCTGAAAGGGAAACAGGCGGACACCGCGGCGGTGACCCCGCCGATGGGGCCGCTGCCCCCGTTGATCGTCCAGGACATCGTGGAGGCGGAGTTTCCAAACTTCATCGACCGCCGGGACAAGCTCTGCGTGCTGGCCATCTATGACATGTATGGCCCCGAGACGGCGGACACGCTCAAACAACGCGAGATCGAGCGCAAAGTGGAGGAAGAGATGGCGAAGTACTCCGATGTGGCCGTGCTCGGGCGGCTGGATATCCAGAAGTGCAAGCTGTTCTCGAAAACGACCGGAGCCCCCGGCGTGGTGGGAACCACTTTCTATCTGGATGGCAAGGACGTGGAAGCCTTCAACGGCACGATCCAGGTCGAGCAACTCCGGCCAATCCTGGCCCGGCTGGTCGAACCACTGCGGGCGAAGCTGAGAGCCTCCGCCCCGGCGAAACCCGTGCCGATCCCGATGAAGGAGATGGCCGAAAGCGAATACCCCGCCCTGATCGCCACCCGGAACAAGCTGGTGCTCGTGGTCTATCACGCCGAGTGGTGTGGGCCGTGCAAGATGCTGAAACCGGTGCTCGAGCAGATGACCACCGAGTTTCCCGGCCAGGTCGTCATCGGCCGCTTCAACGTGGACCAGTGCAAGGGGCTCGCGGCGAAGAACGGCGTGTCCGGCATCCCGGACGTGCGCTTTTTCCTGAATGGCAAGCAGGTGGACAGCTTCACCGGCTACGCTCCCGCGGAAACGGTGCGGGCGAAGTGCAAGCTGCTCACCGCCGGCCTGGAACCGGAGATCCCGGCCACCCCCGCCACCTCACCCGAGGCCTCCGTGACCCGGATGAAAAAGGACTGGATGCCGCCGGGAATGGAGAAGACGCGGAAGAATTGA
- the carB gene encoding carbamoyl-phosphate synthase large subunit, with protein MPKDTSIRKILVIGSGPIVIGQGCEFDYSGVQACKALREEGYTVVLVNSNPATIMTDPEFAHRTYIEPITPEVVEKIIAREKPDALLPTLGGQTALNTSMSLFKSGVLDKHNVKMIGANADAIDKGEDRFRFKEAMLKIGLDVPESGVAHTMEEAREVAAKIGRFPLIIRPAFTLGGTGGGIAYNREEFEEIACSGIDLSPVSEILIEESLLGWKEFEMEVMRDRADNCVVICSIENLDPMGVHTGDSITVAPIQTLTDREYQIMRDASFAVIREIGVETGGSNIQFATDPKTGRMIVIEMNPRVSRSSALASKATGFPIAKIAAKLAVGYTLDEIRNDITRETPASFEPTIDYVVTKVPRFTFEKFPKANPVLTTAMKSVGEAMSIGRTFKESMQKALRSLETGRWGFGFDSKEAHGVTREDIERKLRVPNAERIFWLQTAFVHGFTLEEIFELTAIDPWFLGHLQQIAEEGKDLANLDLKRAKKLGFSDRQIARARAHSQAIHNVSIHGETDQPAGAPPRAEPEPAVADVPTEDTIRAERKARKIIPTYRLVDTCAAEFEAYTPYFYSTYGDENEARPSDKKKIIILGGGPNRIGQGIEFDYCCVHAAFALKDLGYETIMVNSNPETVSTDYDTSDKLFFEPLTLEDVLNICDQEQPDGVIVQFGGQTPLNLAADLKRHGVPIIGTSPESIELAEDRKHFSALLDRIGLKQAEAGTATNEEDAIAAADRIGYPVLVRPSFVLGGRAMMIVYSEDELRRYMREAVTASPERPVLVDRFLDGATEIDVDCISDGQQAVVGAIMQHIEQAGIHSGDSACVIPAFSLSEKIKAEITQAAKDLARELNVKGLMNIQFAVKDDELYVIEVNPRASRTVPFVSKAIGVSLAKLAAKIMVGKTLAELGFTETIIPPHYSVKEAVFPWNRFPGIDIVLGPEMRSTGEVMGIDADRGMAYAKSQISAFNPLPTKGNVFLSVNDRDKDRALEIARGLIELGFEIYSTGGTQARLIAEGLPCHRLYKLSEGARPTVIDAMKNGDVQFVINSPSSHESREDEIKIRAGAIQMKISHATNMAAAEASVEAIRALKTRELTVKSIQEYHE; from the coding sequence ATGCCAAAAGACACCTCGATCCGCAAAATTCTCGTCATCGGTTCCGGTCCCATCGTCATCGGACAGGGCTGCGAATTCGACTACTCCGGTGTCCAGGCCTGCAAGGCGCTGCGCGAGGAAGGCTACACCGTCGTCCTGGTGAACTCGAATCCGGCCACGATCATGACCGATCCGGAGTTCGCCCACCGGACCTACATCGAGCCGATCACCCCGGAAGTCGTCGAGAAGATCATCGCCCGCGAGAAGCCGGACGCCCTGCTGCCGACCCTCGGCGGCCAGACGGCGCTCAACACCTCGATGTCGCTCTTCAAGTCCGGCGTGCTGGACAAGCACAACGTCAAGATGATCGGCGCGAACGCCGACGCGATCGACAAGGGCGAGGACCGCTTCCGCTTCAAGGAGGCGATGCTCAAGATCGGGCTCGATGTGCCCGAGTCCGGCGTGGCCCACACCATGGAAGAGGCCCGCGAGGTGGCCGCGAAGATCGGCCGTTTCCCGCTGATCATCCGCCCCGCCTTCACCCTGGGTGGCACCGGCGGCGGCATCGCCTACAACCGCGAGGAGTTCGAGGAGATCGCCTGCTCCGGCATCGACCTGTCCCCGGTGTCCGAGATCCTCATCGAGGAGTCCCTGCTCGGCTGGAAGGAATTCGAAATGGAGGTCATGCGTGACCGCGCCGACAACTGCGTGGTGATCTGTTCGATCGAGAACCTCGATCCGATGGGCGTCCACACCGGTGACTCGATCACCGTCGCGCCGATCCAGACCCTGACGGACCGCGAGTACCAGATCATGCGCGACGCCTCCTTCGCGGTGATCCGCGAGATCGGCGTGGAAACCGGCGGCTCGAACATCCAGTTCGCCACCGATCCGAAGACCGGCCGCATGATCGTGATCGAGATGAACCCGCGCGTGTCCCGCTCGTCCGCGCTGGCCTCGAAGGCCACCGGCTTCCCGATCGCCAAGATCGCCGCGAAGCTCGCCGTGGGCTACACGCTCGACGAAATCCGCAACGACATCACCCGCGAGACCCCGGCTTCCTTCGAGCCGACCATCGACTACGTGGTGACCAAGGTGCCGCGCTTCACCTTCGAAAAGTTCCCGAAGGCCAACCCGGTGCTGACCACCGCGATGAAGTCCGTGGGCGAGGCGATGTCGATCGGCCGCACCTTCAAGGAGTCCATGCAGAAGGCGCTGCGCTCGCTGGAAACCGGCCGCTGGGGCTTCGGCTTCGACAGCAAGGAGGCCCACGGCGTGACCCGCGAGGACATCGAGCGCAAGCTGCGCGTGCCGAACGCCGAGCGCATCTTCTGGCTCCAGACCGCGTTCGTCCATGGCTTCACGCTGGAGGAGATTTTCGAACTCACCGCGATCGACCCATGGTTCCTGGGCCACCTCCAGCAGATCGCGGAAGAGGGCAAGGACCTCGCCAACCTCGACCTGAAGCGCGCGAAGAAGCTCGGCTTCTCCGACCGCCAGATCGCCCGTGCCCGTGCCCACTCGCAGGCGATCCACAACGTTTCCATCCACGGTGAAACCGACCAGCCCGCCGGTGCCCCGCCGCGCGCCGAGCCGGAACCGGCCGTGGCCGACGTGCCGACCGAGGACACGATCCGCGCCGAGCGCAAGGCCCGGAAGATCATTCCCACCTACCGCCTCGTCGACACCTGCGCCGCGGAGTTCGAGGCCTACACGCCCTATTTCTACTCCACCTACGGTGACGAGAACGAGGCCCGCCCGTCCGACAAGAAGAAGATCATCATCCTCGGCGGCGGTCCGAACCGCATCGGCCAGGGCATCGAGTTCGACTACTGCTGCGTCCACGCCGCCTTCGCCCTGAAGGACCTCGGCTACGAGACCATCATGGTGAACTCGAACCCCGAGACCGTCTCCACCGACTACGATACCTCGGACAAGCTGTTCTTCGAACCGCTCACGCTCGAGGACGTGCTGAACATCTGCGACCAGGAGCAGCCGGACGGCGTGATCGTCCAGTTCGGCGGCCAGACCCCGCTGAACCTCGCCGCGGACCTGAAGCGCCACGGCGTGCCGATCATCGGCACCAGCCCGGAAAGCATCGAGCTGGCCGAGGACCGCAAGCACTTCTCCGCGCTGCTCGACCGCATCGGCCTGAAGCAGGCCGAGGCCGGCACCGCCACCAACGAGGAGGACGCCATCGCCGCCGCCGACCGCATCGGCTACCCGGTGCTCGTCCGCCCGTCCTTCGTGCTCGGCGGCCGCGCCATGATGATCGTTTACTCGGAAGACGAGCTCCGCCGCTACATGCGCGAGGCCGTCACCGCCTCCCCGGAGCGCCCGGTCCTCGTCGACCGCTTCCTGGATGGCGCGACCGAAATCGACGTCGACTGCATCAGCGACGGCCAGCAGGCCGTGGTCGGCGCGATCATGCAGCACATCGAGCAGGCCGGCATCCACTCCGGTGACTCCGCCTGCGTGATCCCCGCCTTCTCCCTCAGCGAGAAGATCAAGGCCGAGATCACCCAGGCTGCCAAGGATCTCGCCCGCGAGCTGAACGTGAAGGGCCTGATGAACATCCAGTTCGCCGTGAAGGACGACGAGCTCTACGTCATCGAGGTCAATCCCCGCGCCTCCCGCACCGTGCCCTTCGTCTCGAAGGCCATCGGCGTCTCCCTCGCCAAGCTCGCCGCCAAGATCATGGTCGGCAAGACGCTCGCCGAGCTCGGCTTCACCGAGACCATCATCCCGCCGCACTACTCGGTGAAGGAAGCCGTCTTCCCGTGGAACCGCTTCCCCGGCATCGACATCGTGCTCGGCCCGGAAATGCGCTCCACCGGCGAGGTCATGGGCATCGACGCCGACCGCGGCATGGCCTACGCCAAGTCCCAGATCAGCGCCTTCAACCCGCTGCCGACGAAGGGCAACGTCTTCCTGTCCGTGAACGACCGCGACAAGGACCGTGCCCTGGAAATCGCCCGCGGCCTGATCGAGCTCGGCTTCGAGATCTACTCCACCGGCGGCACCCAGGCCCGCCTGATCGCGGAAGGCCTGCCCTGCCACCGCCTCTACAAGCTCTCCGAAGGCGCCCGCCCGACGGTGATCGACGCCATGAAGAACGGCGACGTGCAGTTCGTGATCAACTCCCCCAGCAGCCACGAAAGCCGTGAGGACGAGATCAAGATCCGCGCCGGCGCGATCCAGATGAAGATCTCCCACGCCACCAACATGGCCGCCGCCGAAGCCTCCGTGGAAGCCATCCGCGCGCTGAAAACGCGGGAGCTCACCGTGAAGAGCATCCAGGAGTACCACGAGTGA
- a CDS encoding AAA family ATPase, translated as MKTVLETPSFREAAAEMFRLDDVIPIWRPSDFANFQPPRDFILMGDCHLTRGGLTVLGGWPGVGKSRAAVALAIAGATGTPWFGHPVHARFRTLIVQCENGPYRLKSELTPLLQRPDGVDLDDWVRITPPPPHGLAFHDLTFRVRLRERIAQIRPALVVLDPWNRATDGDKQTDYRAALDAVFSCLPEDPCEKPALLILHHMRKKSSESTRKVGRDLLHELAGSYQIGSAARCVFALEPASNATADDTVVLTCCKNNDGKEGPPSAWHRRDGLFTPYPEFDMDGFLAGEDVKGRGIPLQALSKALSGMRFETRTQAVNRLCSHDLCSRSRAYSVLKEHPEHIIEDSEGRLTWKP; from the coding sequence TTGAAAACCGTCCTGGAGACCCCCTCCTTCCGCGAGGCCGCCGCGGAAATGTTCCGCCTCGATGACGTGATCCCGATCTGGCGGCCCTCGGACTTCGCCAACTTCCAGCCGCCGCGCGACTTCATCCTGATGGGCGATTGCCACCTCACCCGCGGCGGCCTCACCGTCCTCGGCGGCTGGCCCGGCGTCGGGAAAAGCCGTGCCGCCGTCGCCCTGGCCATCGCCGGGGCCACCGGCACCCCCTGGTTCGGCCACCCCGTCCACGCCCGCTTCCGCACCCTCATCGTCCAGTGCGAGAACGGCCCCTACCGCCTCAAGTCCGAGCTCACCCCGCTGCTCCAGCGCCCGGATGGCGTGGACCTCGATGACTGGGTCCGCATCACCCCGCCACCCCCGCACGGCCTCGCCTTCCACGACCTCACCTTCCGCGTCCGCCTCCGCGAGCGCATCGCCCAGATCCGGCCCGCCCTCGTCGTCCTCGATCCCTGGAACCGCGCCACCGATGGCGACAAGCAGACCGACTACCGCGCCGCGCTCGATGCCGTCTTCTCCTGCCTCCCCGAGGACCCCTGCGAAAAACCCGCCCTGCTCATCCTCCACCACATGCGGAAGAAAAGCAGCGAGTCCACCCGCAAGGTCGGCCGCGATCTCCTCCACGAGCTCGCCGGCAGCTACCAGATCGGCAGTGCCGCCCGCTGCGTCTTCGCCCTCGAGCCCGCCAGCAATGCCACCGCCGACGACACCGTCGTCCTCACCTGCTGCAAGAACAACGACGGCAAGGAAGGCCCGCCGAGCGCCTGGCACCGCCGCGATGGACTCTTCACCCCCTACCCCGAGTTCGACATGGACGGGTTCCTGGCCGGAGAGGACGTGAAAGGACGGGGCATCCCGTTGCAGGCGCTCTCCAAAGCCCTCTCCGGCATGCGTTTTGAAACGCGCACTCAGGCGGTCAACCGCCTCTGCTCCCATGACCTGTGTTCCCGCAGCCGTGCTTACAGCGTTCTCAAGGAACACCCGGAACACATCATTGAGGACAGCGAGGGCCGCCTGACTTGGAAACCGTGA
- a CDS encoding helix-turn-helix domain-containing protein has product MNPDVSHHHQNKDTAPLCTRREAAAYLRLSPRQFSNLVHAGEIPVVRFGAAIRFRRADLEAFIEASTGRAVKPEQGGAH; this is encoded by the coding sequence ATGAATCCAGATGTATCACACCATCACCAAAACAAAGACACCGCACCGCTTTGCACCCGCCGGGAGGCCGCTGCCTACCTGCGGCTCTCGCCGCGCCAGTTTTCCAATCTCGTGCACGCCGGGGAGATCCCGGTGGTCCGTTTCGGCGCGGCGATCCGTTTCCGCCGCGCCGATCTCGAGGCCTTCATCGAGGCCAGCACCGGCCGCGCGGTGAAACCGGAGCAAGGAGGTGCCCATTGA